In Neorhizobium galegae, the following proteins share a genomic window:
- a CDS encoding glycosyl hydrolase 2 galactose-binding domain-containing protein, translating to MSLLIPIGSETSLLAEGWSLALTEPGACSLPSDLPPDLEYLPAMVPGTVAAALEATGRFDRNNPEPLIDRDVWYRCRLAGEAPGPAILRFAGLATVADVFLGETLILSSTSMFESHDVAVELTGTETLSICFRALKPHLERTGSRARWRPRLMNNQGLRFVRTTALGFMPGWSPEVHAAGPWRPVFLIGGAGSFSPLAGEIGWGAVFPYIAAERRDFSFSAALGEDGEGLLKVSFADDELSHNLHLICAGHEAAFTYDEGKYSAELHLPGVKPWWPHTHGELALYDVALRIDGKDFPLARTGFRNIRIDRGTDGDDFAVIVNGEKIFCRGAVWTSADIVGLPGDRAGYEPWLRLAKDAGMNMIRIPGIATYESPDFFALCDELGLLVWQDLMFANFDYPAGDPDFVIHVKTEVGQFLAATQASPSLAVLCGGSEIYQQGAMLGLPERIWKGLLCEEILPALAADCRPDLPYVANSPSGGALPFYPNAGVAHYYGVGAYKRPLEDARRANIRFAAECLAFSNLSDSETLAGGKSGIPRDAGVDWDFEDVRDHYLGILYDADPRTLRAQQPERYIALSRAVTGEVMEIAFAEWRRPGSTCNGALAFTFQDVMHGPGWGVVGVDRRPKPAWFALKRAFRPVQAIFADEGTNGLDVHLINETPADLPVVLELACLRDGKMPVVSGRRDLTLVSRSSESIASTDLFGAFFDTNYAYRFGPPSHDVTVARLKHAQTGEIVAEAFHFPLGRVRAFHDAEIAVSVAEGDGEFWLELSTDIFAQSVSIECAGYRPSDNGFHLAPGAIRRIRLAALPEAAGRPGGTIRSLGGDRILRF from the coding sequence GTGAGCCTTCTTATCCCGATCGGATCAGAGACCAGCCTTCTTGCCGAGGGCTGGTCTCTGGCGTTGACCGAGCCTGGCGCCTGCTCCCTGCCGTCCGATCTTCCTCCGGACCTGGAATACCTCCCGGCCATGGTGCCCGGCACGGTCGCCGCCGCCCTGGAAGCCACAGGCCGCTTCGACCGCAACAATCCCGAGCCGCTGATCGACAGGGATGTCTGGTATCGCTGCCGGCTTGCCGGTGAAGCGCCCGGGCCGGCGATCCTGCGGTTTGCCGGGCTTGCGACTGTCGCCGATGTGTTTCTCGGCGAGACGCTGATCCTGTCCTCGACAAGCATGTTCGAAAGCCACGATGTCGCGGTGGAACTGACGGGCACGGAAACATTATCGATCTGCTTCCGCGCGCTGAAGCCGCATCTGGAAAGGACAGGCTCCCGTGCCCGCTGGCGGCCGCGGCTGATGAACAACCAGGGCTTGAGATTTGTCCGCACCACGGCGCTCGGCTTCATGCCAGGCTGGAGCCCGGAGGTCCATGCCGCGGGGCCATGGCGGCCGGTTTTTCTGATTGGCGGCGCCGGCTCCTTCTCCCCCCTTGCGGGGGAGATCGGATGGGGCGCCGTCTTCCCTTACATCGCTGCGGAGAGAAGGGATTTCAGCTTCTCAGCCGCACTCGGCGAAGATGGTGAAGGTCTCCTGAAGGTGAGCTTTGCCGATGACGAGCTTAGTCACAACCTCCACCTCATCTGCGCCGGTCACGAAGCTGCGTTCACCTACGACGAAGGAAAATACTCCGCCGAGCTGCACCTTCCCGGCGTCAAACCCTGGTGGCCGCATACCCATGGCGAACTGGCCCTCTACGACGTGGCGCTCCGGATCGACGGCAAAGATTTTCCCCTCGCCCGCACCGGCTTCCGCAACATCCGGATAGATCGTGGCACGGACGGCGACGATTTCGCCGTCATCGTCAACGGCGAGAAGATATTCTGCCGCGGCGCCGTCTGGACCTCCGCCGATATCGTCGGTCTGCCGGGCGATCGCGCCGGCTATGAGCCCTGGCTCAGGCTCGCCAAAGACGCGGGCATGAACATGATTCGCATTCCGGGCATCGCCACCTATGAAAGCCCGGATTTCTTCGCGCTGTGCGACGAACTCGGCCTGCTGGTCTGGCAGGATCTGATGTTCGCCAATTTCGACTATCCTGCCGGCGATCCGGATTTCGTGATTCACGTGAAAACGGAAGTCGGGCAGTTCCTGGCGGCGACGCAGGCCTCGCCGTCGCTTGCGGTCCTTTGCGGCGGCAGCGAAATCTATCAGCAAGGCGCCATGCTGGGCCTGCCGGAACGGATCTGGAAAGGTCTGCTCTGCGAGGAGATCCTTCCTGCCTTGGCAGCCGATTGCCGGCCGGACCTGCCCTATGTGGCGAATTCGCCCTCCGGCGGCGCCTTGCCTTTCTACCCGAATGCCGGCGTCGCCCATTATTACGGTGTCGGCGCCTACAAGCGGCCGCTCGAGGATGCGCGGCGGGCAAACATCCGTTTCGCAGCCGAATGCCTGGCATTTTCAAACCTCTCCGACTCGGAAACGCTGGCCGGCGGCAAGTCCGGAATCCCCCGTGATGCCGGGGTGGACTGGGATTTCGAGGACGTTCGCGATCATTACCTCGGCATCCTTTACGATGCCGATCCGCGGACGTTGCGTGCGCAGCAGCCGGAACGATATATCGCCCTCTCCCGCGCCGTGACCGGGGAGGTGATGGAAATCGCTTTCGCCGAATGGCGCCGGCCCGGATCGACCTGCAACGGCGCGCTGGCCTTTACCTTCCAGGATGTCATGCACGGTCCCGGCTGGGGCGTGGTCGGCGTCGACCGCAGGCCGAAACCTGCCTGGTTCGCGCTGAAGCGGGCCTTCCGGCCGGTCCAGGCCATATTTGCCGACGAGGGCACCAATGGGCTGGATGTCCATCTCATCAACGAAACGCCCGCCGACCTGCCGGTCGTTCTGGAATTGGCCTGCCTGCGGGACGGCAAGATGCCCGTTGTATCCGGCCGCCGAGACCTGACGCTTGTTTCTCGCAGCAGCGAAAGCATCGCCTCGACCGATCTGTTCGGCGCCTTCTTCGACACCAATTACGCCTACCGTTTCGGCCCGCCCTCTCACGACGTGACGGTTGCGCGGCTGAAACATGCGCAAACGGGGGAGATTGTCGCGGAGGCTTTCCATTTCCCGCTCGGACGCGTCCGCGCTTTCCATGATGCCGAGATTGCGGTTTCGGTTGCAGAGGGCGACGGAGAGTTCTGGCTGGAGCTTTCGACGGACATCTTTGCGCAATCGGTCAGCATCGAATGCGCCGGTTATCGTCCCTCGGACAATGGCTTTCACCTGGCGCCGGGGGCAATCAGGCGCATCCGCCTTGCCGCACTCCCGGAGGCCGCCGGCAGGCCCGGCGGCACGATCCGTTCACTCGGCGGCGATCGAATCCTGCGTTTTTGA
- a CDS encoding alpha/beta fold hydrolase, which produces MPQRSASQPLTFGGTVGLFTPSSAGTAPSGVAVLFASPWGLEEMCTRKFWRIISERLADRGIASLRFDYPGTGDALDDLDFEGGLSVWSDSLVSAATHLKALSGCDRIVLVSQGLGAVVATKAADRLDDLAGIAYMAPVVSGRLHIRELAVWSRVVDENLGLADEQRDKTGVSIASLTMPGQIADEVRKVNLLMIDRPAAPRVLVVGRADRPADTQFAARLRALGADVTEQAFEGYDQLVSNPAIARLPLPVADKLADWIVALPGEAPSAVHRPPVQAEPLVGDGFTETPVRFGLDDRLFGVLCEPNHGRAGATVLFLTSAYDRHAGWGRTTVALARSLARSGIPSLRFDTANAGDSPPVPGRPEQVLYHSTQNADVSEAIDFLQSRRLTPVVTAGRCSGAYLGFQASVAEPRIAGNVSVNPAVFRWSPGRSVEDAIVNGTRSLQDYRRRALRAETFKRIIRGEVDTIVAARNIAKGLGNRAKHKILHAFRGFLPEGRAIYGTFRTLHQRGTSISLIYSENDLGLEQYDFYFGHDGSGLSRFPNVLAEIIPDADHNLTPEHARAAYLKALRQMAFRFPLEELAYSKTQDSIAAE; this is translated from the coding sequence TTGCCTCAACGCTCGGCTTCGCAACCGCTGACGTTCGGCGGCACTGTCGGGCTTTTCACGCCATCGTCCGCGGGAACCGCGCCGTCCGGCGTGGCGGTGCTGTTTGCCAGCCCCTGGGGACTGGAGGAAATGTGCACGCGCAAGTTCTGGCGCATCATTTCGGAAAGGCTTGCCGATCGCGGCATTGCCAGCCTGCGGTTCGATTATCCGGGTACCGGCGATGCGCTTGACGACCTCGATTTCGAGGGCGGGCTTTCCGTCTGGTCCGACAGCCTCGTTTCCGCTGCCACGCATCTCAAGGCGCTTTCCGGCTGCGATCGGATCGTCCTCGTTTCGCAAGGCCTGGGGGCCGTGGTCGCGACCAAGGCCGCCGACAGGCTCGACGATCTGGCCGGCATCGCCTATATGGCGCCGGTCGTTTCCGGTCGCCTGCATATTCGCGAGCTTGCGGTCTGGTCCAGGGTGGTGGATGAAAATCTGGGCCTTGCCGACGAGCAGCGCGACAAGACCGGCGTGTCCATCGCCTCCCTCACCATGCCCGGCCAGATCGCCGACGAGGTTCGGAAGGTCAATCTGCTGATGATCGATCGGCCGGCCGCGCCGCGCGTTCTGGTGGTCGGACGGGCCGACCGGCCGGCCGACACGCAATTCGCCGCGCGGCTCCGGGCGCTCGGGGCGGATGTAACCGAGCAGGCTTTCGAAGGTTACGACCAGCTGGTCTCCAATCCGGCGATTGCGAGACTTCCGCTCCCGGTGGCGGACAAGCTGGCGGACTGGATCGTTGCGTTACCCGGTGAGGCACCCTCCGCGGTACACCGCCCGCCGGTGCAGGCGGAGCCGCTCGTCGGTGACGGTTTCACGGAAACCCCGGTTCGTTTCGGCCTCGACGATCGGCTGTTCGGGGTCCTCTGCGAGCCGAATCACGGCCGCGCGGGCGCCACGGTGCTTTTCCTGACATCGGCCTATGACAGGCATGCCGGCTGGGGCCGCACGACGGTGGCGCTGGCCCGGTCGCTGGCCCGCTCCGGCATTCCTTCGCTGCGTTTCGATACGGCCAATGCGGGAGATAGCCCGCCGGTGCCGGGTCGGCCGGAGCAGGTCCTTTATCATTCCACCCAAAATGCCGATGTATCGGAGGCGATCGACTTTCTCCAAAGCCGTCGCCTGACGCCGGTCGTGACCGCAGGCCGCTGCAGCGGTGCCTATCTCGGCTTCCAGGCCTCGGTCGCCGAACCTCGCATCGCCGGCAATGTATCCGTCAATCCCGCCGTGTTTCGCTGGTCGCCTGGCCGTTCGGTCGAGGATGCGATCGTCAACGGCACGCGCAGCCTGCAGGACTATCGCAGGCGGGCCCTGCGAGCCGAAACGTTCAAGCGCATCATCCGAGGTGAGGTCGATACCATTGTCGCGGCCCGCAATATCGCGAAGGGTCTCGGCAACCGAGCCAAGCACAAGATCCTGCATGCCTTTCGTGGTTTCCTGCCGGAGGGCCGGGCGATCTACGGCACTTTCCGCACCCTCCACCAGCGCGGCACCTCCATTTCGCTGATCTATAGCGAAAATGATCTCGGCCTCGAACAATACGACTTCTATTTCGGCCATGACGGGTCCGGATTGAGCCGTTTCCCCAATGTATTGGCGGAGATCATTCCGGATGCCGACCACAATCTGACGCCGGAGCATGCCCGGGCTGCCTATCTCAAGGCTCTCAGGCAAATGGCTTTCCGTTTTCCGCTGGAAGAGCTCGCCTATTCAAAAACGCAGGATTCGATCGCCGCCGAGTGA
- a CDS encoding glycoside hydrolase family 5 protein: MKQRSRKVDCGVSRLLGVLVSLAVAAGAAEAKTACLRGVNLAGAEFGSLGDEYGKGYIYPTKETIDYFAGRGFNTVRLPFLWERLQPQLYKGLDSAELERLLETVRLIRAGGMAVILDPHNYGRFRGQPIGSETVPQSAFADFWRRLAAAAAGIDGIAFGLMNEPYGISAEDWLSAANSAIGAIRQTGAANLVLVPGTAWTGAHSWPAGDYGTPNAAAMLAISDPQDNYAYEVHQYLDTDFSGKNTECSRAADAVKAIGDMAGWLREHGQRGYLGELAVPATPDCLPALAEMVRTVEQGADVWLGWSYWAGGEWWPENEPLNIQPTQSGDRPQMQVLSRVFSEQSGCDR; the protein is encoded by the coding sequence TTGAAGCAGAGGTCTCGAAAAGTCGACTGCGGCGTCTCGCGTTTGCTGGGCGTTCTGGTGTCCCTGGCGGTAGCGGCCGGAGCGGCCGAGGCAAAGACCGCCTGTCTGCGCGGCGTCAACCTGGCCGGCGCCGAGTTCGGCAGTCTCGGGGACGAATACGGCAAGGGCTATATCTATCCCACCAAGGAAACGATCGATTATTTCGCCGGCAGGGGCTTCAACACGGTGCGCCTGCCGTTTCTCTGGGAAAGGCTCCAGCCGCAGCTCTACAAGGGGCTCGATTCCGCCGAGCTCGAGCGGCTGCTCGAGACGGTCCGGCTGATCCGCGCCGGCGGCATGGCGGTCATTCTCGATCCGCATAATTACGGGCGGTTTCGCGGCCAGCCGATAGGCTCCGAAACTGTGCCGCAGAGCGCATTCGCGGATTTCTGGCGTCGGCTCGCCGCAGCCGCAGCCGGCATCGACGGGATCGCCTTCGGCCTGATGAACGAACCCTACGGCATTTCGGCCGAAGACTGGCTTTCCGCCGCCAACAGCGCGATCGGCGCGATCCGCCAGACGGGAGCCGCCAATCTCGTGCTCGTACCGGGCACCGCCTGGACGGGTGCCCACAGCTGGCCTGCCGGGGATTACGGCACCCCGAATGCGGCGGCCATGCTCGCGATTTCCGATCCGCAGGACAACTACGCCTATGAGGTCCATCAATACCTGGACACGGATTTCTCCGGGAAAAACACCGAGTGCTCACGGGCAGCCGACGCCGTGAAGGCGATCGGCGACATGGCCGGCTGGCTTCGGGAGCACGGGCAGCGCGGATACCTGGGGGAACTCGCAGTCCCTGCCACTCCGGACTGCCTGCCGGCACTTGCCGAGATGGTCCGAACGGTCGAACAGGGCGCCGATGTCTGGCTCGGTTGGTCCTATTGGGCGGGCGGCGAATGGTGGCCGGAAAACGAACCGCTCAACATCCAGCCGACCCAAAGCGGCGACCGGCCGCAGATGCAGGTTCTCTCCCGCGTCTTTTCGGAACAATCCGGCTGCGATCGGTAA
- the purU gene encoding formyltetrahydrofolate deformylase has protein sequence MNNYVLTVSCKTTRGIVAAISGFLAEKGCNIIDSSQFDDLDTGKFFMRVSFLSEEGAERPALLEGFKPIAERFEMEWEIFDTEERMKVLLMVSRFGHCLNDLLYRWKIGALPINIVGVVSNHFDYQKLVVNNDIPFHHIKVTKENKPQAEAQLLDLVEQSGTELIVLARYMQVLSDSLCKKMSGKIINIHHSFLPSFKGANPYKQAYTRGVKLIGATAHYVTADLDEGPILEQDTVRITHAQSADDYVSLGRDVESQVLARAIHAHIHHRTFINGNRTVVFPPSPGSYASERMG, from the coding sequence ATGAACAACTATGTCCTGACCGTATCCTGCAAGACGACGCGCGGCATTGTCGCCGCGATTTCCGGCTTTCTGGCCGAAAAGGGTTGCAACATCATCGACAGCTCGCAGTTCGATGACCTCGACACGGGCAAGTTCTTCATGCGCGTCAGCTTCCTCTCCGAAGAAGGCGCCGAACGTCCGGCACTGCTCGAAGGCTTCAAGCCGATCGCCGAACGGTTCGAGATGGAATGGGAGATCTTCGACACCGAAGAGCGCATGAAGGTGCTGCTGATGGTGTCGCGTTTCGGCCATTGCCTGAACGACCTGCTCTACCGCTGGAAGATCGGCGCCCTGCCGATCAACATCGTCGGCGTCGTCTCCAACCATTTCGACTACCAGAAGCTCGTGGTCAACAACGACATTCCTTTCCACCACATCAAGGTGACGAAGGAAAACAAGCCGCAAGCCGAAGCCCAGCTTCTCGATCTGGTCGAGCAGAGCGGCACCGAACTCATCGTGCTGGCCCGCTACATGCAGGTCCTGTCCGACAGTCTCTGCAAGAAGATGTCCGGCAAGATCATCAACATCCATCACTCCTTCCTGCCGTCGTTCAAGGGCGCCAACCCCTACAAGCAGGCCTATACCCGCGGCGTGAAGCTGATCGGCGCGACGGCCCATTACGTCACCGCCGATCTCGACGAAGGCCCGATCCTCGAGCAGGATACGGTGCGGATCACCCATGCGCAGTCTGCCGATGACTATGTTTCGCTCGGCCGCGACGTCGAAAGCCAGGTCCTGGCGCGCGCCATCCACGCCCATATCCATCACCGCACCTTCATCAACGGCAACCGCACTGTCGTCTTCCCGCCGAGCCCCGGCTCCTACGCTTCGGAGCGCATGGGGTGA
- a CDS encoding Lrp/AsnC ligand binding domain-containing protein encodes MKPIFVQLRCKPGKTYEVADAIYKTELASELYSTSGDWDLLLKVYIKDNDEIGRFVNEKIASIPGIERSLTTMTFTAF; translated from the coding sequence ATGAAACCTATTTTCGTCCAGCTCCGCTGCAAGCCCGGCAAGACCTACGAGGTCGCCGACGCCATCTACAAGACCGAGCTCGCCTCCGAACTCTATTCGACCAGCGGTGACTGGGATCTGCTGTTGAAAGTCTACATCAAGGACAACGACGAGATCGGCCGCTTCGTGAACGAGAAGATCGCGTCCATCCCGGGCATCGAACGTTCGCTGACGACGATGACCTTCACTGCGTTCTGA
- a CDS encoding aminotransferase class III-fold pyridoxal phosphate-dependent enzyme yields the protein MSDVLPELIEPPINDLPIEAIEDVLRDHYGLSGQIFPIEGRQNPYFLIDNGHMRYLLKVAPAEGPVEEIEAEHALMRHILRSPDGPRVPEPVVTRDGGDTLVLPLGGEDRRIRLLTFLDGTAPPSGEKLPDQAVAAFGAISAALAKSLLDFEHPVLHREPEGDLRKAGPQTVTLLSAVADQEIRDVIAKAMVTALRRIQPLGPSLRIAAAHQNINGETVVGEDTDGAWLPTGVTDFTGISNGWLVAGFANTCAYLLADRDGDPFALLPAIRAYHGIYPFTLNELEALWPLVVARTGILAAEAESRQTESPDDPQAREDTEKRRAVLNAATTVAPAQVLAAILDATGMEKPLPEIGRLLPDIDPDAFRLVDLSVTSPLLYGGNWTDTDNDWKLLAHIARETGRASTRYGEYRLSKSSTDPQQEPESFALHIDACIPAGTPAVAPFAGTLKTAGPRLVLVGRDLTLHVEGLECALADETELAAGDPLGVIAGTENSVGGLRLRFCLDPDLVPPLFCKPTEVGTWSRLCPSPSALLGIDANTPAPRYPDQPVRGWREYLFDATGRSALDLSGQAPLIGYGHPRLAAATYRQTILLNRAAGRPSEAEEALRAQLTELAPEGLSRVFFVSGRVEALDLAFRLARSHTNKRGIIGLPGLRIDRRDPDFFAVPSVGTATDMIHDLDDVAAVLAQGYGEPENLDEPLTELRQKAGLLIVDETGTGYGRLGHHTWGFSHRGLAPDIMFVDGPDSGAPSFLVTRPEIAANLHSDQHPPAICPVRAASAIAALDVIREEQMRENTREIGSHLKTRLESLAERFPAISAVSGSGLLLVIDLTDEAADLGERLRPGIVADIGAPRRLVLRPPLCFSRQSADGLVDRIETLLSEI from the coding sequence ATGTCCGACGTCCTGCCAGAACTCATCGAGCCTCCTATAAATGACCTCCCGATCGAAGCGATCGAGGACGTTTTACGCGACCATTACGGGCTTTCCGGGCAGATCTTCCCGATCGAGGGCAGGCAAAACCCTTATTTCCTGATCGACAACGGCCACATGCGCTACCTGCTCAAGGTGGCGCCCGCCGAAGGACCTGTCGAGGAGATCGAGGCTGAACACGCGCTGATGCGCCATATCCTGCGCAGCCCGGACGGGCCGCGGGTCCCCGAGCCGGTGGTGACCAGGGATGGCGGCGACACGCTCGTCCTGCCGCTCGGCGGCGAAGACCGGCGTATCCGGCTCCTCACCTTTCTCGACGGTACGGCCCCGCCGAGTGGCGAGAAGCTGCCGGACCAGGCCGTGGCGGCCTTCGGGGCGATCTCCGCAGCACTTGCAAAAAGCCTGCTGGATTTCGAACATCCGGTCCTGCATCGCGAGCCGGAAGGGGACCTGCGCAAGGCCGGCCCGCAGACGGTCACGCTTCTGTCCGCCGTCGCCGACCAGGAAATCCGCGACGTGATCGCCAAGGCGATGGTGACGGCGCTCCGGCGCATCCAGCCGCTCGGCCCCAGCCTGAGGATCGCGGCGGCGCACCAGAATATCAACGGCGAAACAGTCGTCGGCGAGGATACGGACGGCGCATGGCTGCCGACCGGCGTGACGGACTTCACCGGCATTTCCAACGGCTGGCTGGTCGCCGGTTTCGCCAATACCTGCGCCTATCTGCTCGCCGACCGCGACGGCGATCCTTTCGCGCTGCTGCCGGCGATCCGAGCCTATCACGGCATCTACCCGTTCACCTTGAACGAACTCGAAGCGCTGTGGCCGCTGGTCGTCGCCCGCACCGGCATTCTCGCCGCCGAAGCCGAAAGCCGTCAGACCGAATCACCTGACGACCCGCAAGCCAGGGAAGATACGGAGAAACGCCGCGCCGTACTGAACGCTGCAACGACCGTTGCACCGGCACAGGTGCTTGCGGCCATCCTTGACGCGACGGGCATGGAAAAACCGCTGCCGGAGATCGGCCGCCTCCTGCCCGATATCGACCCGGACGCTTTCCGGCTGGTGGACTTGAGCGTCACCAGTCCGCTTCTTTACGGCGGAAACTGGACGGACACCGACAACGACTGGAAGCTGCTTGCCCATATTGCCCGGGAAACCGGCCGCGCCAGCACCCGCTACGGCGAATACCGGCTTTCGAAAAGCAGCACCGACCCGCAGCAGGAACCGGAAAGTTTCGCGCTTCACATCGATGCCTGCATACCCGCCGGGACGCCGGCGGTGGCGCCCTTTGCGGGTACGCTGAAAACCGCCGGACCCCGCCTCGTCCTTGTCGGCCGCGACCTCACCCTGCATGTCGAAGGCCTCGAATGCGCGCTGGCCGACGAGACAGAGCTCGCAGCGGGTGACCCGCTTGGTGTCATCGCGGGGACCGAAAATTCCGTCGGCGGCCTGCGCCTCAGGTTCTGCCTCGATCCGGATCTGGTGCCGCCGCTCTTCTGCAAGCCGACCGAAGTGGGCACATGGTCGAGATTGTGCCCTTCGCCGTCGGCGCTGCTCGGTATCGACGCGAATACCCCGGCTCCGAGATATCCCGACCAGCCCGTCCGCGGCTGGAGGGAATACCTCTTCGATGCAACGGGCCGCAGCGCGCTCGATCTTAGCGGCCAGGCGCCCCTGATCGGCTACGGACATCCGCGCCTTGCTGCCGCGACCTACCGCCAGACCATCCTCCTCAACCGCGCCGCAGGCCGCCCGTCTGAGGCGGAGGAGGCTCTGCGCGCGCAACTGACCGAGCTTGCGCCAGAAGGGCTGAGCCGTGTCTTTTTTGTCTCTGGCCGCGTGGAAGCGCTGGATCTCGCCTTCAGGCTTGCCCGCAGCCATACCAACAAGCGTGGCATCATCGGGCTGCCGGGGCTGCGGATAGACCGGCGGGATCCGGACTTCTTCGCCGTTCCATCCGTTGGAACGGCAACCGACATGATCCACGATCTCGACGATGTCGCTGCAGTGCTGGCGCAGGGTTATGGCGAGCCCGAGAACCTGGACGAGCCCCTGACGGAACTTCGTCAGAAGGCCGGCCTGCTGATCGTCGACGAAACCGGAACCGGTTATGGCCGCCTCGGACACCACACCTGGGGTTTTTCGCACCGCGGGCTCGCGCCGGACATCATGTTTGTGGACGGGCCGGACAGCGGCGCTCCGTCGTTTCTCGTGACACGGCCCGAGATCGCCGCAAACCTCCACTCGGACCAGCATCCGCCGGCGATCTGCCCCGTCAGGGCAGCCTCCGCGATCGCGGCGCTCGACGTCATCCGGGAGGAACAAATGCGCGAAAACACGCGCGAGATCGGCAGCCATCTGAAGACACGGCTCGAAAGCTTGGCCGAACGTTTTCCCGCGATCTCCGCCGTATCGGGGAGCGGGCTGCTGCTCGTCATCGATCTCACCGACGAAGCGGCGGACCTCGGCGAACGGCTGCGACCCGGCATTGTCGCGGATATCGGCGCTCCCAGACGCCTCGTCCTGCGCCCGCCGCTGTGCTTCAGCCGCCAAAGCGCGGACGGGCTGGTAGATCGGATCGAGACCCTGCTCTCGGAAATTTGA
- a CDS encoding LysR family transcriptional regulator, producing MLPPRRFLPSFSLLSAFEAAARTGSVTAAANELGLTQSAVSRQISALERQLGVALFLRERQTIRLTLAGDGYAREVREALRRISHASLNLRANPSGGTLNLAILPFFGTRWLTPRIGRFLDAHPGMVVNLITRLEPFDFRFDTLDAAIHFGAARWPGAALTFLMDEEVLPACSPEFKTRHNLQTPADVLQAPLLHLNTRPDAWELWFSKNRITFDALHGMLFDQFITMVEAATAGLGAALLPRFLIGRELEQGLLVPAVDAERMETGQYHLAYPPDRATYPPLAAFRDWITDEIHRDGNRQDMLANGGRIGQ from the coding sequence ATGCTGCCGCCCCGGCGCTTTCTCCCGTCATTCTCGCTGCTCTCCGCCTTCGAGGCTGCTGCCCGCACCGGCAGCGTCACGGCGGCGGCAAACGAGCTTGGCCTCACCCAGAGCGCCGTCAGCCGTCAGATTTCGGCGCTGGAAAGGCAGCTCGGCGTGGCGCTGTTCCTGCGAGAGCGCCAGACGATCCGGCTGACGCTTGCCGGAGACGGCTATGCCCGCGAGGTGCGCGAAGCGCTCAGGCGCATTTCGCATGCATCGCTCAATCTCAGGGCCAATCCCTCCGGCGGCACGCTGAACCTTGCCATCCTGCCGTTTTTCGGCACGCGCTGGCTGACGCCGCGGATCGGGCGTTTTCTTGATGCGCATCCGGGCATGGTCGTGAACCTGATCACGCGGCTCGAACCGTTCGATTTCCGATTCGATACGCTGGATGCCGCCATTCATTTCGGTGCGGCCCGCTGGCCGGGTGCGGCGCTTACCTTCCTAATGGATGAGGAAGTGCTGCCCGCATGCAGTCCGGAGTTCAAGACGCGGCACAATCTTCAAACTCCGGCCGACGTGCTGCAGGCGCCGCTTCTGCATCTCAATACGCGGCCGGACGCCTGGGAATTGTGGTTTTCGAAGAACCGCATCACGTTCGATGCCTTGCATGGTATGCTGTTCGACCAGTTCATCACCATGGTGGAGGCGGCAACCGCCGGCCTCGGTGCCGCGCTGCTGCCGCGGTTCCTGATCGGCCGGGAACTCGAGCAGGGCCTGCTGGTGCCGGCCGTGGACGCCGAGAGGATGGAGACCGGCCAATATCATCTTGCCTATCCGCCCGATCGAGCGACCTACCCGCCGCTTGCCGCCTTCCGGGACTGGATCACCGACGAAATTCATCGCGACGGGAATCGCCAGGATATGCTTGCGAACGGCGGTCGTATCGGCCAATAG